A genome region from Sphaeramia orbicularis chromosome 19, fSphaOr1.1, whole genome shotgun sequence includes the following:
- the znf646 gene encoding zinc finger protein 646 isoform X1: MAVQDLGRATGFACKQCGLIYPNMPSLLDHMDAHLEQEEDRKFKCDECGRGYRHAGSLANHKKTHDVGSFQCNICGKENSNALALKSHLRSHTSQKKYSCSDCGKAFRLASQLMTHERVHQVKRAKEDLCRKADVEGAENENQHEVESKQLHHFHEQSPSVGTSTNNSSDEDKTEEVYNAQSETDDSANRPFRCNICGKSYIHLRSLTNHKKTHQTGMFECTVCFKLFNNMAALYSHQRSHKSKSRTEPDSVDEPYMDTSADQFSPQSQDAPVNFCHLCQVLFPNDKEFQEHIQMHNSSSMSFGLQDSLPENHNLSYDNSIASPQSNFYVSPMSNIPSASSIDNHGAYDLPAEQITNNGHIYSNCSNNQTSSSNSTQGEPPVITANILSPALVHTQNSNNTSEMEETSTGDSDERPFKCQICYKSYRHSGSLINHKRSHQVGIYQCSICRKSYPHLAALKSHLRLHKGQPASFSLNSEGDWLSSEPLTVENQHGCYSQEEEEVDDGHPALVNEQENGLDHSNGALYHEQYNQEFSQDMTVQLPHNDHLMQRHMCADCGETFADIAGIKSHSCPRLQQQHDTTNSDYDSNAHFQDSNGHCAAGNSGSSVEFHGMNGSHDYYEQNFHENLSRDHMTSSGAGDDTEEEDDDEDDDGDLYHCSICGNSYTSMRALRSHLRGHTQSHGTPASSGPSSMSSHEEMKDDEPGEMMICSTCGESFVNTQDLISHQLLHSTDQGDNRLQINNSDSSRGKEEAQSVICGSCGIFCTSFHHLTNHGCSAERKNEPTKCEKETEVNEDTCREDTSVVKDTVDTEERQYQCEQCGRSYRHAGSLLNHKKSHKTGVFRCLVCQKRFYNLLALKNHQRSHFDIKRYTCHECGKAFKIQKQLLNHLRRHKENQAKIRELNNQIQALMRMNGTRSDGGMQSLTTNASQAFTHKQRPREKTGETKREPSVKSENTDDQRPFACDQCGRTYRHAGSLVNHRNSHKTGQYYCSVCNNTYSNQLAMKNHLRTHFAFKKHSCQKCGKGFRGKKQLLSHVCAGFRKDGSDGRRGLKSRAFKCKECKQAFPSHDQLTAHTCEGPSASDDAQTSMSPNDKEERPFRCNICNRSYRHAGSLLNHKNTHKTGHFSCTVCSKPFTNPMALRNHTRIHTQKKKYVCLTCGKAFRLASILHNHQKVHNRVAGHFSCPGCGKSFQGKSGLRRHRCRRSQENSTRAGVQQSDRGDKCFMCDLCGRSYRHAGSLLNHKKTHSENLHHCTLCLQTFPDPLTLQIHSQMRRHCCPECGKTFCLVSHLQSHMEVHSKDQSVVCDICQQSFPNTATYQQHRDMHPMAQGPVDNNLCWDSGINQTLGMGKQEPPPLSHIPQKNTNMAGTEDKGHVCEHCGRTYRHAGSLLNHKNSHKTGSFFCSVCQKEFTNLMALKNHRRIHTEPKRYQCLECGKAFRVSTQLICHRRIHTKEKPFACLLCDKSFSSKSNLRHHQKMHQNTQTYDSSFSMDANTFMDLDMGSFL, from the exons ATGGCTGTGCAAGACCTTGGCAGGGCAACAGGTTTTGCTTGCAAACAGTGTGGCTTGATATATCCCAATATGCCTAGTCTGCTGGACCACATGGATGCGCACCTTGAGCAAGAGGAAGATCGGAAATTTAAATGTGATGAATGTGGCCGTGGCTATCGGCATGCTGGCAGCCTAGCAAACCACAAAAAGACTCATGACGTGGGTTCTTTTCAGTGCAACATATGTGGTAAAGAAAATTCCAATGCGTTGGCCCTGAAAAGTCATCTCCGTAGCCACACTTCACAGAAAAAGTACTCGTGTTCAGACTGTGGAAAGGCTTTTCGTCTTGCTTCACAACTTATGACACATGAGAGGGTTCATCAAGTGAAACGAGCAAAAGAGGATTTGTGTAGGAAGGCAGATGTGGAAGGTGCTGAGAACGAAAATCAACACGAAGTTGAAAGTAAGCAGCTGCATCACTTCCATGAGCAGTCGCCTAGTGTCGGAACTTCTACAAATAACAGCTCAGACGAGGACAAGACAGAGGAAGTTTATAATGCACAGTCTGAGACAGATGACTCAGCCAATCGACCTTTCAGATGCAACATTTGTGGCAAATCGTACATACACCTTCGGAGCTTGACCAACCACAAAAAGACTCACCAAACAGGAATGTTTGAGTGCACAGTGTGTTTCAAACTGTTCAATAACATGGCTGCACTGTATAGTCATCAGAGATCTCACAAGTCAAAAAGTCGCACGGAGCCTGATTCAGTGGATGAGCCTTATATGGACACATCAGCAGATCAGTTTTCACCTCAGAGCCAAGATGCTCCAGTAAACTTCTGCCACTTGTGTCAGGTATTATTTCCCAATGACAAGGAGTTCCAGGAACACATCCAAATGCATAACTCGTCATCTATGTCATTTGGACTTCAGGACAGCTTACCAGAGAATCATAATCTGTCTTATGACAACAGTATTGCTTCCCCTCAGTCAAATTTTTATGTATCTCCTATGAGCAATATTCCATCTGCATCATCAATAGATAATCATGGAGCGTATGATCTGCCAGCTGAGCAAATTACAAATAATGGTCACATTTATTCAAACTGCTCCAATAATCAAACTTCATCTTCCAATAGCACTCAGGGAGAACCCCCAGTCATCACTGCAAACATTCTCAGTCCTGCCCTTGTGCACACACAAAACAGTAACAACACAAGTGAAATGGAGGAGACTTCAACTGGAGATTCTGATGAGCGACCCTTCAAGTGTCAAATCTGCTATAAAAGCTACCGACACTCGGGCAGCCTTATCAACCACAAAAGGTCACACCAGGTTGGGATTTACCAGTGCTCCATCTGTAGGAAAAGCTATCCACACTTGGCTGCGCTGAAAAGTCATCTTCGACTACACAAAGGCCAGCCAGCATCTTTTAGCCTCAACAGCGAGGGGGATTGGCTCTCCTCTGAGCCTCTGACTGTGGAAAACCAACACGGCTGCTACtcacaagaggaggaggaggtggacgaTGGACACCCTGCTCTTGTGAATGAGCAAGAGAATGGTCTTGACCACAGTAATGGAGCTTTGTACCATGAGCAATATAATCAGGAATTTTCCCAAGACATGACTGTGCAGCTACCTCACAATGACCACCTGATGCAGAGGCACATGTGTGCAGACTGTGGTGAAACATTCGCAGATATCGCAGGGATTAAGTCTCACAGTTGCCCACGGCTACAGCAGCAACATGACACCACAAACAGTGACTATGATAGTAATGCACACTTTCAGGACAGTAATGGTCACTGTGCTGCTGGAAATTCAGGCAGTAGTGTGGAGTTCCATGGTATGAACGGTAGCCATGATTATTATGAACAGAATTTCCATGAAAATCTGAGTAGGGATCACATGACCAGCAGTGGTGCTGGTGACGATactgaagaggaagatgatgatgaggatgacgaTGGAGATCTTTATCATTGCTCAATATGTGGAAACAGTTACACCAGCATGAGGGCTCTCAGGAGCCACCTCCGAGGACACACACAGTCCCATGGCACTCCTGCAAGCTCAGGGCCTTCATCCATGTCCTCACATGAAGAAATGAAAGATGACGAACCAGGGGAGATGATGATCTGTAGTACATGTGGGGAAAGCTTTGTTAATACACAGGACTTGATAAGTCATCAGCTTCTGCACAGCACAGACCAAGGAGATAACCGTTTGCAAATAAACAACAGTGACAGTTCTAGAGGTAAAGAGGAAGCACAGAGTGTTATCTGTGGCAGCTGCGGCATCTTCTGCACCAGCTTCCATCATCTCACAAACCACGGCTGCTCAGCAGAGCGGAAAAATGAACCAACAAAGTGTGAGAAGGAAACAGAAGTAAATGAAGACACCTGCCGTGAAGACACAAGTGTGGTTAAAGACACTGTTGATACTGAAGAGCGTCAGTACCAGTGTGAACAGTGTGGGCGGTCATATCGACACGCTGGCTCCCTCCTTAACCACAAGAAGTCCCACAAAACAGGTGTATTCAGATGTCTTGTGTGCCAGAAGCGCTTTTACAATTTGTTGGCTCTGAAAAACCACCAGAGGTCCCACTTTGATATTAAGAG ATATACTTGCCATGAGTGTGGGAAAGCCTTCAAAATCCAGAAACAGCTATTAAACCACCTGAGAAGGCACAAAGAAAACCAAGCCAAAATCCGGGAACTCAACAATCAGATCCAGGCCCTCATGCGGATGAATGGGACCAGGTCAGATGGAGGAATGCAGTCCTTAACCACAAATGCCAGTCAGGCTTTTACCCACAAACAACGGCCTAGGGAGAAGACGGGAGAAACCAAACGGGAGCCGTCAGTCAAATCAGAGAACACAGATGACCAGCGACCTTTCGCTTGTGACCAGTGTGGACGTACGTATCGCCACGCAGGAAGTCTGGTCAACCACAGAAACTCTCATAAAACTGGTCAGTATTACTGTTCTGTATGTAACAACACTTACTCTAATCAGCTGGCGATGAAGAACCACTTGCGCACCCACTTTGCATTTAAAAAGCACTCTTGCCAAAAGTGTGGAAAAGGCTTTAGAGGTAAGAAGCAGCTTTTATCTCACGTCTGTGCAGGCTTCAGGAAGGATGGGAGTGACGGCAGGAGGGGGCTAAAATCTAGAGCCTTTAAGTGTAAAGAATGTAAGCAGGCTTTTCCTTCTCATGACCAACTGACAGCCCATACATGTGAGGGCCCCTCAGCCAGTGATGATGCACAAACAAGCATGTCTCCAAATGATAAAGAGGAGCGGCCGTTCAGGTGCAACATATGTAACCGCAGCTACCGCCACGCAGGCAGCCTCCtaaaccacaaaaacacacacaagacggGACACTTCAGCTGCACCGtctgctccaagcccttcaccaACCCCATGGCTTTACGCAATCACACACGCATCCACACACAGAAGAAAAAGTATGTGTGTCTCACATGTGGAAAGGCCTTCCGCCTGGCGAGCATCCTCCACAACCACCAGAAGGTCCACAACCGGGTGGCCGGTCACTTCAGCTGCCCCGGGTGTGGCAAGAGCTTCCAAGGGAAGTCGGGCCTAAGGAGGCACCGCTGCCGCAGAAGTCAGGAGAACTCGACAAGAGCCGGGGTCCAGCAGTCAGACAGAGGAGACAAGTGCTTCAT GTGTGATCTGTGTGGGCGCTCTTACCGCCATGCTGGCTCTCTCCTGAACCATAAAAAGACTCACTCTGAAAACCTCCACCACTGTACCTTATGTCTGCAGACGTTTCCCGACCCCCTCACTCTGCAGATCCACTCCCAGATGAGGCGTCACTGCTGTCCTGAGTGTGGCAAAACCTTCTGTCTTGTCTCGCACCTGCAGAGCCACATGGAGGTGCACTCCAAGGACCAGTCTGTGGTCTGTGACATCTGTCAGCAGAGCTTTCCCAACACGGCCACCTACCAGCAGCACCGGGACATGCACCCCATGGCTCAGGGCCCCGTGGATAACAACCTCTGCTGGGACTCAGGAATAAACCAGACCCTTGGTATGGGCAAGCAGGAACCGCCACCTTTGTCTCATATTCCGCAGAAAAATACCAACATGGCTGGCACAGAAGATAAGGGCCACGTGTGTGAGCACTGCGGCCGTACTTACCGCCACGCAGGCTCCCTCCTCAACCACAAAAACAGCCACAAAACAGGTTCCTTCTTCTGCTCGGTGTGCCAAAAAGAGTTCACCAACCTGATGGCTCTCAAGAACCACAGGCGCATTCACACCGAGCCCAAGCGCTACCAGTGCCTGGAGTGTGGGAAAGCTTTTCGTGTGTCCACTCAGCTCATATGTCACAGACGGATCCACACCAAAGAGAAGCCTTTTGCCTGCCTGCTGTGCGACAAAAGCTTTTCAAGCAAGTCCAACCTACGGCACCATCAGAAGATGCACCAGAACACACAGACCTACGACTCCTCCTTTAGCATGGATGCCAACACTTTCATGGACTTGGACATGGGGTCTTTTCTTTGA
- the znf646 gene encoding zinc finger protein 646 isoform X2: MAVQDLGRATGFACKQCGLIYPNMPSLLDHMDAHLEQEEDRKFKCDECGRGYRHAGSLANHKKTHDVGSFQCNICGKENSNALALKSHLRSHTSQKKYSCSDCGKAFRLASQLMTHERVHQVKRAKEDLCRKADVEGAENENQHEVESKQLHHFHEQSPSVGTSTNNSSDEDKTEEVYNAQSETDDSANRPFRCNICGKSYIHLRSLTNHKKTHQTGMFECTVCFKLFNNMAALYSHQRSHKSKSRTEPDSVDEPYMDTSADQFSPQSQDAPVNFCHLCQVLFPNDKEFQEHIQMHNSSSMSFGLQDSLPENHNLSYDNSIASPQSNFYVSPMSNIPSASSIDNHGAYDLPAEQITNNGHIYSNCSNNQTSSSNSTQGEPPVITANILSPALVHTQNSNNTSEMEETSTGDSDERPFKCQICYKSYRHSGSLINHKRSHQVGIYQCSICRKSYPHLAALKSHLRLHKGQPASFSLNSEGDWLSSEPLTVENQHGCYSQEEEEEDDDEDDDGDLYHCSICGNSYTSMRALRSHLRGHTQSHGTPASSGPSSMSSHEEMKDDEPGEMMICSTCGESFVNTQDLISHQLLHSTDQGDNRLQINNSDSSRGKEEAQSVICGSCGIFCTSFHHLTNHGCSAERKNEPTKCEKETEVNEDTCREDTSVVKDTVDTEERQYQCEQCGRSYRHAGSLLNHKKSHKTGVFRCLVCQKRFYNLLALKNHQRSHFDIKRYTCHECGKAFKIQKQLLNHLRRHKENQAKIRELNNQIQALMRMNGTRSDGGMQSLTTNASQAFTHKQRPREKTGETKREPSVKSENTDDQRPFACDQCGRTYRHAGSLVNHRNSHKTGQYYCSVCNNTYSNQLAMKNHLRTHFAFKKHSCQKCGKGFRGKKQLLSHVCAGFRKDGSDGRRGLKSRAFKCKECKQAFPSHDQLTAHTCEGPSASDDAQTSMSPNDKEERPFRCNICNRSYRHAGSLLNHKNTHKTGHFSCTVCSKPFTNPMALRNHTRIHTQKKKYVCLTCGKAFRLASILHNHQKVHNRVAGHFSCPGCGKSFQGKSGLRRHRCRRSQENSTRAGVQQSDRGDKCFMCDLCGRSYRHAGSLLNHKKTHSENLHHCTLCLQTFPDPLTLQIHSQMRRHCCPECGKTFCLVSHLQSHMEVHSKDQSVVCDICQQSFPNTATYQQHRDMHPMAQGPVDNNLCWDSGINQTLGMGKQEPPPLSHIPQKNTNMAGTEDKGHVCEHCGRTYRHAGSLLNHKNSHKTGSFFCSVCQKEFTNLMALKNHRRIHTEPKRYQCLECGKAFRVSTQLICHRRIHTKEKPFACLLCDKSFSSKSNLRHHQKMHQNTQTYDSSFSMDANTFMDLDMGSFL, from the exons ATGGCTGTGCAAGACCTTGGCAGGGCAACAGGTTTTGCTTGCAAACAGTGTGGCTTGATATATCCCAATATGCCTAGTCTGCTGGACCACATGGATGCGCACCTTGAGCAAGAGGAAGATCGGAAATTTAAATGTGATGAATGTGGCCGTGGCTATCGGCATGCTGGCAGCCTAGCAAACCACAAAAAGACTCATGACGTGGGTTCTTTTCAGTGCAACATATGTGGTAAAGAAAATTCCAATGCGTTGGCCCTGAAAAGTCATCTCCGTAGCCACACTTCACAGAAAAAGTACTCGTGTTCAGACTGTGGAAAGGCTTTTCGTCTTGCTTCACAACTTATGACACATGAGAGGGTTCATCAAGTGAAACGAGCAAAAGAGGATTTGTGTAGGAAGGCAGATGTGGAAGGTGCTGAGAACGAAAATCAACACGAAGTTGAAAGTAAGCAGCTGCATCACTTCCATGAGCAGTCGCCTAGTGTCGGAACTTCTACAAATAACAGCTCAGACGAGGACAAGACAGAGGAAGTTTATAATGCACAGTCTGAGACAGATGACTCAGCCAATCGACCTTTCAGATGCAACATTTGTGGCAAATCGTACATACACCTTCGGAGCTTGACCAACCACAAAAAGACTCACCAAACAGGAATGTTTGAGTGCACAGTGTGTTTCAAACTGTTCAATAACATGGCTGCACTGTATAGTCATCAGAGATCTCACAAGTCAAAAAGTCGCACGGAGCCTGATTCAGTGGATGAGCCTTATATGGACACATCAGCAGATCAGTTTTCACCTCAGAGCCAAGATGCTCCAGTAAACTTCTGCCACTTGTGTCAGGTATTATTTCCCAATGACAAGGAGTTCCAGGAACACATCCAAATGCATAACTCGTCATCTATGTCATTTGGACTTCAGGACAGCTTACCAGAGAATCATAATCTGTCTTATGACAACAGTATTGCTTCCCCTCAGTCAAATTTTTATGTATCTCCTATGAGCAATATTCCATCTGCATCATCAATAGATAATCATGGAGCGTATGATCTGCCAGCTGAGCAAATTACAAATAATGGTCACATTTATTCAAACTGCTCCAATAATCAAACTTCATCTTCCAATAGCACTCAGGGAGAACCCCCAGTCATCACTGCAAACATTCTCAGTCCTGCCCTTGTGCACACACAAAACAGTAACAACACAAGTGAAATGGAGGAGACTTCAACTGGAGATTCTGATGAGCGACCCTTCAAGTGTCAAATCTGCTATAAAAGCTACCGACACTCGGGCAGCCTTATCAACCACAAAAGGTCACACCAGGTTGGGATTTACCAGTGCTCCATCTGTAGGAAAAGCTATCCACACTTGGCTGCGCTGAAAAGTCATCTTCGACTACACAAAGGCCAGCCAGCATCTTTTAGCCTCAACAGCGAGGGGGATTGGCTCTCCTCTGAGCCTCTGACTGTGGAAAACCAACACGGCTGCTACtcacaagaggaggaggag gaagatgatgatgaggatgacgaTGGAGATCTTTATCATTGCTCAATATGTGGAAACAGTTACACCAGCATGAGGGCTCTCAGGAGCCACCTCCGAGGACACACACAGTCCCATGGCACTCCTGCAAGCTCAGGGCCTTCATCCATGTCCTCACATGAAGAAATGAAAGATGACGAACCAGGGGAGATGATGATCTGTAGTACATGTGGGGAAAGCTTTGTTAATACACAGGACTTGATAAGTCATCAGCTTCTGCACAGCACAGACCAAGGAGATAACCGTTTGCAAATAAACAACAGTGACAGTTCTAGAGGTAAAGAGGAAGCACAGAGTGTTATCTGTGGCAGCTGCGGCATCTTCTGCACCAGCTTCCATCATCTCACAAACCACGGCTGCTCAGCAGAGCGGAAAAATGAACCAACAAAGTGTGAGAAGGAAACAGAAGTAAATGAAGACACCTGCCGTGAAGACACAAGTGTGGTTAAAGACACTGTTGATACTGAAGAGCGTCAGTACCAGTGTGAACAGTGTGGGCGGTCATATCGACACGCTGGCTCCCTCCTTAACCACAAGAAGTCCCACAAAACAGGTGTATTCAGATGTCTTGTGTGCCAGAAGCGCTTTTACAATTTGTTGGCTCTGAAAAACCACCAGAGGTCCCACTTTGATATTAAGAG ATATACTTGCCATGAGTGTGGGAAAGCCTTCAAAATCCAGAAACAGCTATTAAACCACCTGAGAAGGCACAAAGAAAACCAAGCCAAAATCCGGGAACTCAACAATCAGATCCAGGCCCTCATGCGGATGAATGGGACCAGGTCAGATGGAGGAATGCAGTCCTTAACCACAAATGCCAGTCAGGCTTTTACCCACAAACAACGGCCTAGGGAGAAGACGGGAGAAACCAAACGGGAGCCGTCAGTCAAATCAGAGAACACAGATGACCAGCGACCTTTCGCTTGTGACCAGTGTGGACGTACGTATCGCCACGCAGGAAGTCTGGTCAACCACAGAAACTCTCATAAAACTGGTCAGTATTACTGTTCTGTATGTAACAACACTTACTCTAATCAGCTGGCGATGAAGAACCACTTGCGCACCCACTTTGCATTTAAAAAGCACTCTTGCCAAAAGTGTGGAAAAGGCTTTAGAGGTAAGAAGCAGCTTTTATCTCACGTCTGTGCAGGCTTCAGGAAGGATGGGAGTGACGGCAGGAGGGGGCTAAAATCTAGAGCCTTTAAGTGTAAAGAATGTAAGCAGGCTTTTCCTTCTCATGACCAACTGACAGCCCATACATGTGAGGGCCCCTCAGCCAGTGATGATGCACAAACAAGCATGTCTCCAAATGATAAAGAGGAGCGGCCGTTCAGGTGCAACATATGTAACCGCAGCTACCGCCACGCAGGCAGCCTCCtaaaccacaaaaacacacacaagacggGACACTTCAGCTGCACCGtctgctccaagcccttcaccaACCCCATGGCTTTACGCAATCACACACGCATCCACACACAGAAGAAAAAGTATGTGTGTCTCACATGTGGAAAGGCCTTCCGCCTGGCGAGCATCCTCCACAACCACCAGAAGGTCCACAACCGGGTGGCCGGTCACTTCAGCTGCCCCGGGTGTGGCAAGAGCTTCCAAGGGAAGTCGGGCCTAAGGAGGCACCGCTGCCGCAGAAGTCAGGAGAACTCGACAAGAGCCGGGGTCCAGCAGTCAGACAGAGGAGACAAGTGCTTCAT GTGTGATCTGTGTGGGCGCTCTTACCGCCATGCTGGCTCTCTCCTGAACCATAAAAAGACTCACTCTGAAAACCTCCACCACTGTACCTTATGTCTGCAGACGTTTCCCGACCCCCTCACTCTGCAGATCCACTCCCAGATGAGGCGTCACTGCTGTCCTGAGTGTGGCAAAACCTTCTGTCTTGTCTCGCACCTGCAGAGCCACATGGAGGTGCACTCCAAGGACCAGTCTGTGGTCTGTGACATCTGTCAGCAGAGCTTTCCCAACACGGCCACCTACCAGCAGCACCGGGACATGCACCCCATGGCTCAGGGCCCCGTGGATAACAACCTCTGCTGGGACTCAGGAATAAACCAGACCCTTGGTATGGGCAAGCAGGAACCGCCACCTTTGTCTCATATTCCGCAGAAAAATACCAACATGGCTGGCACAGAAGATAAGGGCCACGTGTGTGAGCACTGCGGCCGTACTTACCGCCACGCAGGCTCCCTCCTCAACCACAAAAACAGCCACAAAACAGGTTCCTTCTTCTGCTCGGTGTGCCAAAAAGAGTTCACCAACCTGATGGCTCTCAAGAACCACAGGCGCATTCACACCGAGCCCAAGCGCTACCAGTGCCTGGAGTGTGGGAAAGCTTTTCGTGTGTCCACTCAGCTCATATGTCACAGACGGATCCACACCAAAGAGAAGCCTTTTGCCTGCCTGCTGTGCGACAAAAGCTTTTCAAGCAAGTCCAACCTACGGCACCATCAGAAGATGCACCAGAACACACAGACCTACGACTCCTCCTTTAGCATGGATGCCAACACTTTCATGGACTTGGACATGGGGTCTTTTCTTTGA